TATTATTTGACAGAAGTGAGGAAGACTCCGAATTCGTCAGAGAACATTTATCGATTAGCACAACACGTAACCTTTGATCAAAATGGAAGTCATTACCTTGACCAGTTTAAGAGTATCAATGCCTCTTACGTAAATGCTACCATTGACTCTGAAAATAGAACTCTCCTTCACCTTGCTGCCACCAAAGGTTACACAAAGGTTCTTCAGCTACTTAGATCAGCTTTTCAAAACATTGACTGTGAAGATCACTATGGATTTACCCCAGCATTCGTTGCTGCACTGAATGGTCTTTCAGAAAACGTCAAATTCCTGTTAGGGCAGGGAGCGAAAATAGAACATCGAACAAAGCCACCACCAAGATCAAACTTCGTGTGGGGTGATCCAATTCAAAGATCCAAAACAGCATTCTGGAACTCAACAATGATGCATGCGGCTGCAGCACATGGTCACAGTGAAGTTGTGCGGCTGCTACTCAAAAGAAATGCATCGTTTGCTGGAGTGAATGCTGTCAACCTAACCGCCATAGAATTAGCTGCAGAAAACGGACATACAAAAGTTGTCCAGCTTCTGCACGAGCGTGGAGCACAGTTACATCACTTATCTCTTCAGCATGCTGCGTTTGGAGGTCATACGGACATAGTAAAGTTTCTCCAACATATTGGTGTGGTTGATCGCTGCATGAGATGCGATGGCTCCTTTTACTGGCTTAAAAATCAAACTCGTTACCAAACAGCACCCATCAATAGCGTTGGCTATTTTTTGTCCGATGACCGGTTTAAAATCTTTTGTCAAAGCGCGCTTCACTTAGCAGTCGCTAAAAATCATACCAAAGTAGtcaacctacttttgttacagGACGACAGTACCATCCACTGCACCGATTTTACTGGTCGCACGCCACTCCATGAAGCTGTCAGACAGAATCATGTGGCGACGGCAGAGTTGTTGATAAAGCATGGTTCAAGTATTTCAAGGAAGTGTACATTCTTTCAAAACCTATCCATCTTTGACGACTTTCAAAAACGAAGTGGACACTATTTAAGTAAAGAGGAAGAATTGGAATACGAAAAAGATCTTTGCCATTGTGGTTCGACTCCGTTCCTACTCTCTGCAAGGTATGGTCATATTGACATAGCAAACCTGCTTCTTCGTCATGGAGCCAAACCTAAAGTGATGGACTGCCAAGGTGCAACACCTCTTCACATAGCTGCATGCCATGGGCACTACAGGTTTATCGACTGGCTTATCCTTCATCGGCCCTCTTTTCGAATTGACCACAAGAGTAAAAACCAATCAACTTTACTGCACAGTGCTGTTATTTGCCAGAACAACAAGGATATTAAACCGTTATTAGGCAAGGGCGCGAAAACTGATGTCACTGATGCGTACGGCATGACGCTGCTTCACTACGGTGTACTAAACGCTATTGAAGGAAAGGGAAATGTGATGTTCCAAGCTGCAATATCCCCTGACATCTATCCAAGTGTGGATATCTTGGTTTGGACGTCAGAGGGAGATATTACTGTGGCAACAGATTCCTATATGTTCAAAAGGAATGTGCCTTTAAACGCTCAGTGCCTTAAGCTGTTACAAATCACGGAATCAACAAATGACGTCcttataaataaagttgatgtcTTTGGTAGAACAGCTCTTCATCTCGCAGCGCAAAGCGGGGACGAGTGTTACACCACAGAGCTCCTTCGAAAAGGTGCCCGAACAGATCTTATTGACAATGAAGGTCATACTGCTTTGGATGTTGCGATTGATTCCGCCCAAGACTGTTTCTTTACGACAAATTTTGACCTTCATGAAGCCCTTAACATGAGATCTCACAACTCAGTTGCTGACATTCTTTTGTCTAGAGAAGCCTATCTCACACACGTATGTGATGAACGACAGACTTCACTCTTGCATAGAGCTTTTGAAAAGGGGAAACCCGTTATAGCCGATCGTATACTTTCAAAGGGTGCTTTTCTAAGCTGCAGAGATAGAGAAGGACTAACACCTCTACTGATATACTTACAAAATGGAGGTAACTGGCTCGATGTTGTTTTAAATCGCCATAACGTAACAATTACTATTGAGTGTGGAAAACCATTCAATTCTTCCGAATTCCATTTGGCAGCATTTAGAAAGCCGACAGACCAGTCGGATAACTTCCTAGAGATGCATTTCTGCGATGAATGTCACTCCTTTGTTGAGGATGGTCCACTCACAAAAGCTATCAAGGCTCACCCCCGTGGCTTTCGGGTAATTGATGAATGTCGTGACGCGGAAGGGTACACAGCACTACACAGAGCTGCACAAGGAGGTAATCTACTTTTCCTAAAGAAGTTTCTCTCCTGGGGTGCTGATCCCTCTGTGTTAACTTCTCAGGGACATTCTGCTTTAACTTTCGCCATTTTGACTGGAATAAATCCGGTTTTTTCCTcacacaaaagaaacaatgctGAAAAAGTAGCAGCTCTTTTACTTCGGGCCACGTCAAAGAAAACGCGTTTCGACATAGGCTGCAATAGAGGTAACGCAAAGCTCACTGCATATCACTTGGCAGCTTATGCAGGCCTTTCTGGTTTCGTCAAAATTCTGTTGAAAAACGAACGTGGTGTGCATGGCATCAATGTGAACTGTTCAAATGTACATGGCATTACGCCTCTTTACCTTGCAAACTTAAACATCGGACAAAACACTACTTATGACGACGAAAATGACCCATGGCAGGAGATAGCCGATTTGATTAAAGAACATGGAGGCGGGCTCATGTATCCTAATCGTGAGGTGGAGCTTAACTTGCTTTACAAGCATCTGTTTGGTACTTTCTCCGATCCTTTTAGGTTGGAAATTCATGCTAAAAGTGAGATTTTCTATGAAAGTGATACTAGCTATTGCAAAGATGGTGACTTAGATCATTATAATACGGGCACGATGATCAATCCTCACGAAGATGAATTGCATCGCGAATTACGGCAAATAATCAAGTCACTTGGTGGAGCATCCACAAATGTCCAGCTAATTCCACGAAAGTTCGATCAGTTGCAAAAGTCCCTTAGAATTATTCTTGAAGCTGAGAGAGCTAACTCAGATTTCTTAAAACTATATGAAGATCTTTCAAACGGACTTGACAGATATAAAAGGGTAAAAACCGAAAGACAAAGCAGAGCTCGCGTTCCCAACACCGCTGCTGTCAACATGCTCGAGATACCCAAAGGTATTAATAATCGATCCAACCTAAAACAGGAATACTCTTCCTTGGCGCTTAAATTAGAGAGTAGAAAACACTTACTGAGTGAACTTCGTTTTCAACATGATTCGGTAAACGCGATAATTACTCACAGGAGCAAGTATCTGAAAGGAATTATCCGTAAACACAGTAAAGTTTTTGGAGAGACGAAAGAAATGTTTGAACTCCTGGAAAAATACGAGGAAAGTAACCTGTGCGAAGAGGAGATTTTTCAAGCCGGGATGATTATTTCACAGTTTATGATTTATACCCTCCGATCTCGAACAAATGACTTTATTAGTTTCGTGCGACCTTTTCTGAGGAAGAATACCTTCACATACAAACGAACTCCCAGTGAATGGTTAACAATTGTCAAGCCGCAAAGCAAGATTCCATGGAATCAAGCTATAAAATTTCTTTACCAGCAAGGGACACAGAGACATGATCCAACTTTTGACTATCTTCATGTCCTCACCTTGGGATCTGATAAAGACACTCGTATTCCACTCAGCGTTGATGGTATTTTCTCTGGTTGAACGAGTGATTATATAGGTCAGTATGACGCGTTTCAGTTGAGCCACAACAAGATTAGCATAATCGATCATTCATTTTAGCCATGCAGGATCAACATGCCCGTCATGCAAGAAATTAACTAGCCGTGTTACACAAATACATGACAATAAGTCAGGTTTCGTACTTCAAAGAGTTCTCGTTTCTTATAGTTCTTTGTTTGGATTGTTCATCCCGACATCAAGAGACATCATATTGTAACAATACCCGGCATCAATGTTtgtactttttgttgttttaatacATCTTGAATACGACCACTATGTCTGAATCCgaccttttttcttttggctGAATTGCAATGACTGATTCTTTTGGCTGAAAGTACCAGATCGGCTTTGCACAATTAGCATGAACATTCAACTAAAGAGTAACTTGATGCTGCAAAGATCAGCCAAACTTCTTCTGATTAGAGCACTTTAATTTCGTCTGTAACACAAGTACCAAATGTAAACGCAAtctgtttacatgataccggtacgagtttcattctggtacgagttcatcccggttcttacttatcgctctgtatttgtttacatgataccggtgaaaaatctcataccagtacaactcataccggtatgagttcatcccggtagttgtaccggatcgaaattctcataacggtatgaaaagttataccggtatcatgtaaacgctacattgactcccattccggtacgagtcgtcaagtcgtggtggactggcactattgacgcatgcgttgtgtttctaaatattcgtcaagatggcgtccggtAATCGATGCGTCATCcatgtgtcaatatttgtgtcgtccatgtaaacgcggtatgaaattgacaactcgtaccagaatgaaactcgtaccggtatcatgtaaacaccctcTAAGTTGCCCCTTTCATTGTCTGATTACGTTTTCCTAGCAGTAATCTGTAACCTGCTATCACACCCTGATTTCCTCTATAAATCTCGAGCATATCATCGAATGAGGGCCTATTTTCTTGTCTGTTGAAACGTAAAGTCTTCTTCACTCCAAAAGAGACTCCTCTCGGTGAAGGGCGGCAACACTCTGCCTGAAAATC
The sequence above is a segment of the Montipora foliosa isolate CH-2021 chromosome 2, ASM3666993v2, whole genome shotgun sequence genome. Coding sequences within it:
- the LOC137993036 gene encoding uncharacterized protein — encoded protein: MGSHSASPDWQSKVLKKEYQNWLAVGHGLSLTLDGLRPFIDREMRIFHQALMANLAGLPPCTCPTPVKHGRTCAWSFHLSGFHRGGRPKWHQSDSSKWRDPNSGYWEIAKLFMADLGASKASVVDASTTDCTGLINVMFWCNHFRVQIHLIEAVREIRNTKWGHAPRQELTDAEKSDALIAIRNLLQDPELVADADVQTAVEQITLMETVFDAQSVERKVLADFQLAVHEQLGDIKDDIRTSRGTCINTSNKIRKRLSRLEKRQLKFGQLLESVNCRMEEMERRNTPYPTLIWNLAERSIQVLAGVFNSLSTNSVLLWTFVLILVSCFTCLGPNSYNDGCPLEVGDVPFDTKEFNFTSHLNSARDDFTGRLWLYRDLERLLVNSEGGSVAGVVVVGEPGAGKSAISAQLICSRSSNPYIHKRIIGYHLCKYSDKATQDPGRFVRNLADLIARRIPRYGMIIYNSSFIPGILQRSCLRDPLDCFEQAVAIPLHQLKREIEDYFIVIDALDECISDDSGTSIVHFIKDSYKRLPKWIHLVVTTRNDSTVLKHLISFPKLHLSSTESRNLEDIEIFITTKTIEDAPFLMRSDEVSYLTSMLLRQSQGNFLFAKEMLNFLKKDPSAVDLSKLPKTIGEHYESYLRRAFWSREKFKPALAILEVLVASFEPLHLNRLFDVLQIREVIDYEYDFVYTLRALSHFITYGEDNTINLFHLSFIEWLTSKENLGNPYYVSRSRGHSRLAEYYLTEVRKTPNSSENIYRLAQHVTFDQNGSHYLDQFKSINASYVNATIDSENRTLLHLAATKGYTKVLQLLRSAFQNIDCEDHYGFTPAFVAALNGLSENVKFLLGQGAKIEHRTKPPPRSNFVWGDPIQRSKTAFWNSTMMHAAAAHGHSEVVRLLLKRNASFAGVNAVNLTAIELAAENGHTKVVQLLHERGAQLHHLSLQHAAFGGHTDIVKFLQHIGVVDRCMRCDGSFYWLKNQTRYQTAPINSVGYFLSDDRFKIFCQSALHLAVAKNHTKVVNLLLLQDDSTIHCTDFTGRTPLHEAVRQNHVATAELLIKHGSSISRKCTFFQNLSIFDDFQKRSGHYLSKEEELEYEKDLCHCGSTPFLLSARYGHIDIANLLLRHGAKPKVMDCQGATPLHIAACHGHYRFIDWLILHRPSFRIDHKSKNQSTLLHSAVICQNNKDIKPLLGKGAKTDVTDAYGMTLLHYGVLNAIEGKGNVMFQAAISPDIYPSVDILVWTSEGDITVATDSYMFKRNVPLNAQCLKLLQITESTNDVLINKVDVFGRTALHLAAQSGDECYTTELLRKGARTDLIDNEGHTALDVAIDSAQDCFFTTNFDLHEALNMRSHNSVADILLSREAYLTHVCDERQTSLLHRAFEKGKPVIADRILSKGAFLSCRDREGLTPLLIYLQNGGNWLDVVLNRHNVTITIECGKPFNSSEFHLAAFRKPTDQSDNFLEMHFCDECHSFVEDGPLTKAIKAHPRGFRVIDECRDAEGYTALHRAAQGGNLLFLKKFLSWGADPSVLTSQGHSALTFAILTGINPVFSSHKRNNAEKVAALLLRATSKKTRFDIGCNRGNAKLTAYHLAAYAGLSGFVKILLKNERGVHGINVNCSNVHGITPLYLANLNIGQNTTYDDENDPWQEIADLIKEHGGGLMYPNREVELNLLYKHLFGTFSDPFRLEIHAKSEIFYESDTSYCKDGDLDHYNTGTMINPHEDELHRELRQIIKSLGGASTNVQLIPRKFDQLQKSLRIILEAERANSDFLKLYEDLSNGLDRYKRVKTERQSRARVPNTAAVNMLEIPKGINNRSNLKQEYSSLALKLESRKHLLSELRFQHDSVNAIITHRSKYLKGIIRKHSKVFGETKEMFELLEKYEESNLCEEEIFQAGMIISQFMIYTLRSRTNDFISFVRPFLRKNTFTYKRTPSEWLTIVKPQSKIPWNQAIKFLYQQGTQRHDPTFDYLHVLTLGSDKDTRIPLSVDGIFSG